The following is a genomic window from Pelosinus sp. IPA-1.
ATTACTTACTAACTCATAGGCTGCAAAAATTGCCGAAGGCCCTCCACCAATAATAGCTACATCATATTTATTGTTCATTATTGACTCCTTCATATTATTATATTTAACTAGAATACATACATAAAACTTGCTTTAAATTTTGCTTACAGAACTCTTCTTACCAATTTTATTGCTCGGAATCCAACAAACATTATAACTCATTTTTTCCGAATTTTATATATAAATGTTTAGTTTTTGTTCGGATTTTTTTATTTTCTTTTGTTTGTGCCCTTTAATACTTTTATTATCTTTTTCTATTGACACAGTCTCTACGTACTGTTATAATTCAGTTAATAAATTTTATATTAATAGGCAATGATGCCTTCGCAATTTATTTTGCGGAGGTTTTTCTGTCTATTAGGACAAAGGCGTCCTAAAGGTATTATTACCTTTAGGCGCTTTTTTTCTTTCCATTTGGAAATATAAAACAAATTATCTATAACAAAAATGGGAGGATTTTAACATGAAAAAGCTATTTACTATTATGAGTACTGCTGTTCTTATGATGTTACTTAGTGTCGTAACAGTATTCGCTGAAGCAACAGAAACAGTTGCCGAAGTCGCTAAAATTGACACAGGTGATACTACTTTCGTTTTACTAAGTGCGGCCCTAGTTATGATCATGACACCTGGTTTAGCCTTATTTTACGGTGGTATGGTCAGAACCAAAAACGTACTCAGCACTCTTATGCAAAGTTTCTTTATTATTGGACTTATTTCTGTACAATGGGTACTTTGGGGTTATACACTTTCCTTTGGACCTGATATTAATCACTTTATTGGTAGCTTTGCTTGGTTTGGTTTAAACGACGTAGGCCAAACAGCAAATGCGGATTACGCAGCTACCATCCCTCATTTAGCCTTCATGATCTTTCAGCTCATGTTTGCCGTTATCACACCAGCTTTAATTACTGGCGCCTTCGCAGAACGTATGAGATTCTCAGCTTTTGCTGTATTCATTCTTCTTTGGGCCACCTTTGTTTATGATCCTCTAGCTCACTGGGTGTGGGGCGTAGGTGGTTGGATGCGTGAAATGGGAGTTCTAGATTTTGCTGGCGGTACTGTAGTTCATATTTCTTCAGGCATCTCTGGTTTGGTAGTTGCTTTATTTATTGGCAAACGCAAAGGATACGGCACGGAAATTATGTTGCCACATCATCTGCCAATGACTCTTATCGGTGCTTCTCTTCTTTGGTTTGGCTGGTTCGGTTTTAATGCAGGCAGTGCATTATCCGCCAACGGTCTTGCCGCTAGTGCTTTTGTTGTTACTCATGTTGCAGCAGCTGCAGCCACGATTTCTTGGGTTTTAACAGAATGGAAAGTCAATGGTAAACCAACAATCTTAGGTGCAGCTAGCGGTTGTGTTGCAGGTCTTGTCGCCATAACTCCTGCTGCAGGTTTTGTTAGTACAGTACCTGCCATTATTATTGGTTTAGCGGGTGGCGCCATCTGTTTCAGCGCCGTTAGTATAGTAAAAGCAAAACTTGGTTATGATGATGCACTTGATGCTTTTGGTGTTCATGGTCTTGGCGGTACTTGGGGCGCCATAGCTACTGGCTTATTTGCTTCTAAGGAAATAAACCCAGCAGGTGCTGATGGATTATTCTTCGGTAACCCAGATTTGGTTGTTACTCAATTAATTGGTGTGGCTGTTACTTGGGTTTTTGCAGCTGTTATGACCTTACTTCTTTTAAAAGTAATTAGTATCTTTATGCAAGTTCGTTCTGATGAAACTCATGAAGATATCGGCCTTGATATCGCCGAACATGGCGAACGTGGTTATACCTATCAAGATTTAACCGCTGGTTCTTCTTTAGCCTTCTCTCTTGCTGCTGATCAATCAAAAGAATCACTAGTAAGCCCTATTCTACAAGCGTCACATTCTAAATAATCAATGGGAAAGGTGGTAAAGTGACATGCAGAAAATAACCAAAATTGATGTTGTGACCCGTCCTGGAAAGCTTGAAGAGTTGAAAGAAGCTTTAGCAGCC
Proteins encoded in this region:
- a CDS encoding ammonium transporter; translated protein: MKKLFTIMSTAVLMMLLSVVTVFAEATETVAEVAKIDTGDTTFVLLSAALVMIMTPGLALFYGGMVRTKNVLSTLMQSFFIIGLISVQWVLWGYTLSFGPDINHFIGSFAWFGLNDVGQTANADYAATIPHLAFMIFQLMFAVITPALITGAFAERMRFSAFAVFILLWATFVYDPLAHWVWGVGGWMREMGVLDFAGGTVVHISSGISGLVVALFIGKRKGYGTEIMLPHHLPMTLIGASLLWFGWFGFNAGSALSANGLAASAFVVTHVAAAAATISWVLTEWKVNGKPTILGAASGCVAGLVAITPAAGFVSTVPAIIIGLAGGAICFSAVSIVKAKLGYDDALDAFGVHGLGGTWGAIATGLFASKEINPAGADGLFFGNPDLVVTQLIGVAVTWVFAAVMTLLLLKVISIFMQVRSDETHEDIGLDIAEHGERGYTYQDLTAGSSLAFSLAADQSKESLVSPILQASHSK